A stretch of DNA from Odontesthes bonariensis isolate fOdoBon6 chromosome 2, fOdoBon6.hap1, whole genome shotgun sequence:
TGGCTGCCTGCATGGACCAGGTTTTGAGATCGGAGCTGCATCTTTAGCTCCAAGAGTCTGTATTCTGGACAGATAGCACAACTGTACAGAAGtacatcagaaacagaaaaagcagATTTCGCACTTTTGTTGCAAATCGCGTAGAGACCATCTTGAAGATCTCTACACCTAGTCAGTGGAGGTATGTCAACACCTCACTGAATCCTGCAGATTATGCGTCGAGGGGTCTGAAGGCAGAGCAATTCATTCAGAGCCATACTTGGTTACAGGGGCCGGACTTTCTCACCAAGGACACTGGAGAGTGGCCCAAGAACCCAGAACACCCTGTGGATCTAACCATGGAGGACCCAGAGGTAAAGAACACAGTGGTCTGTGCTACTACTGCAGGGGATCAAGGGGGTGCATTACTGGAGTTAATGCAGTACTTCTCTTCATGGAGTCGTCTTAAGAAGGCAGTCGCTTGGATGTTAAAGGTTAAGAGCGTTCTGCTGAGCTTATGTCAAAAGAGGAAGGAGTTGAACATAACTCTTACTCCACCTGATGTTGACAAGGATATGAGGAACTTCAAGGCAGGTCTTTCAAGAGCAGGTGCTTGTAAACTCACAGTGGTGAACCTTAAGGAAGCAGAGCAAGAGATCATGCGCTATTGCCAAGCAAAGACTTTCACCAACGAAATCATGGCACTCCAAAAGGGTGAAAATGTGAAGAGAAGCAGTCATCTTTTCAAACTAAATCCAGTTCTCCATGAAGGCATTGTCAGAGTAGGAGGAAGACTCAGCAGAGCCGCTATGCCTGAGGAGTCAAAGCAGCCAGAAATTTTGCACAAAGATTCGCACATTGCAATGCTGATCCTCAGAGATATCCATGGGACCTGGGTCACAGCGGTCGCAATCACGTGCTCTCCAAGCTGCGATCTAAGTATTGGATCCCTGGTGCAAACTCAGCAATAAGGAAAATCTTATCCAAGTGTCAGGTCTGTCGGCGCTCTCATGGAGCTAcaggtcaacaacagatggCCAACTTACCGCGAGACAGAGTCCTACCAGATAAGCCTCCGTTCACCAACACTGGGGTGGACTACTTTGGCCCGTTCGAGGTAAAACGCGGAAGAAGTTTGGTGAAAAGATATGGCGTGATTTTTACATGCCTGGCAATCCGTGCAATACACTTGGAGTTAGCATCTTCTCTAGATACGGATTCCTTCATAGCTGCTCTTCGCCGCTTTATCGCTAGAAGAGGCCAGGTAAAGATCCTTCGTTCTGACAACGAAACAAACTTCGTTGGAGCAGAACGTGAGCTAAAGAGAGCCATCCAGGAGTGGAATATCTCCAAGATTGAAAACACTCTTCACCAGAATGGCATTCAGTGGATATTCAATCCTCCCACTGGCTCCCATCATGGAGGGGTCTGGGAGAGGATGATCAAGTCTGTAAGAAAGATCCTGAATGTCACCCTGAGATTACAGAAACTTGATGAGGAGAGCCTACATTCCCTGTTATGTGAGGCAGAGGCCATCATCAACAGTCGGCCTATAACTAAGGCATCTAGTGATCTTAACGATCTAGAGGAGCTCACGCCGAATCATCTCTTGCTCCTCAAGACCAAACCATCTCTTCCCCCAGGCCTGTTTAACAACCAAGATCTCTACTCACGAAGGAGATGGAAACAGGTCCAGTACATGGCAGACATATTCTGGAAGCGCTGGACAAGAGAATATCTACCACTGCTTTAAGAGCGTCACAAGTGGTCCCGCCCATCTCGCAACTTTGCCATAGGAGACATTGTGTTGGTTGTCGACGAATCTGCACCCCGTAACTCCTGGATAATGGGGAGAGTGATCCAAGCAGTCCCAGACAAGTTTGGACTGATACGTCAGGTCCGCATAAAGACTAAGACCAGCATGTTGGATAGGCCCATCACAAAACTTTGCCTTCTCCAAGAAGCTGAATGAGGCAAATCTAAGTccagcaaaagaaaaagaagacttCTTAACCCAGAAGGACTTTAATTTCTTTGGCTCCTCGTTATATAATTTGTTTAATTGTCTCCAGTTAAGAGTACAATCAGGGGCCGGAATGTGGGAGCCAAAGTGTGTTTCTAtatgcttttgtttgtttagtgTGAAAGTTCATATGAATGTCAATTTGAATGGATAAAACGTTGATTAGAAATAAGTGGAAGGTGAATTAATTCATTTGAGTGAATTCAtgtttattttaatataatttTGTAACATTTTGTTAGAAGCTATTGTTTATATTACTGTCGCTTTAAGAAAACAGCGCTTTAGCGCACACAGGTGTTTGGAGACAGTTGAGGCTTGATTAAGGACCGAGCAACACAGTTTTCTAACCGCAGTACCTTTTCTGATGAGAAACTTTGATTTGGAATACTCCTGTAACAAGATACCTTGGAAACTTTGGAATAAATACATTGTGTTCTTTTACAACGGAGTCCTGTGGACGTTTCTTGTTTTCCGTGCAGTCAAGGTACACGAGTTACGTCAACCTGGTTTAAAGCTTCAGCGCCCACATGTAGTGTTCTCCTGTGGGAGATACTTCAAGAAGATGGTGTAACTCACACAATGCTATGAGCCATTCAGTCCCTCCCCAACCAGAGCCACTTGTATACCTACAGGGACTGGATTGtgcagtggtaagattgccacctttatTGTAGGTGACCTGTgctcaaatcccctgcatgaaaggtaataTCTCCAGTTGGGGTCCTTAggaaagacccccttaccctatctgtaagttgctttggataaaagtgtctgccaaatacataaacattaacgAACATACCTGCAGATGGTCACAAACTGGGTAGTGACAGAAAGAACTAGAAAATATCTGAAGATAtgttgatgggtgccaatggaGCTACTGCCCGttgagagacagaggctgtcatGTTATGGTCATATTATATTGGGAGCAGACATAACACAGTGGCTGGCATaaacctgttataacaggtcagccatcttggctgtgcCCTCAGAAGGAGTATAAGCTGTGTGATCAGTATTTTTGCAGACAGCTTCGTGGGTAAGAGCAGAGGAGCGCACACAATATGGCTCCAACTGGCAGGGAGACATTGGTGTTCAATACTGATATGTGTGACTCGAACAAACAGTTGCCGTTCAAAAACTATGAGTCATATTAAAAAGATTCTTGAACCGTGAGTGCCAGAAGGGATAGCAAAAGCCACTGGTGTAAGTTTTATGCTGTTGCTATGTACGGTATTTTTTTATgtcagttttaaaaacagcgttcacattgatttgataaGGAGATGAGTTTACATGGCTATAATGGCCCTCAATGGCAGCCCGAATGGTCGTTCTCTGCGTTCGGAggtcatttgagagaaaactTTGAGCCAAGCACAATGACGGTGACAtttggtgaaagaggacaaaaatacctacatttttaagtataatttgtctaggtgcagcagacattttggatgTGAAAAAAGTCTGTTTGAGTTATTTTGGTATTAATTTCGAGCTTGTCAAAATAGAGTATGAGACCCCAGGATAGCAGAGTGAGAGAagtcctgatttttcctaaaacttaaactgctATTGTGTCAAAGCTATACAATATATCAACAAACCCCTTAGCTCAATTAAAGTTGAGTCTTTCCTGGCCTGTTTAAACTTCGAATGATATCGCTATGATGaattatggctgagttatgaggcctccaaatagGGCTACTTTTGTCgcattattcattcattttaatgcatttccaaTGGGCCAAAATTCACAGTATTTCCCAATTTTCCGGGAATCAGTTTgagtaatgagagagaaaagtcatAGCACACTAGTCCCTAGCGGTGGACATGCAGAGATATGCTTTTTATCCTGGTCGGACCAACCGCGCGGGACTAGTTCCTTGCTGAAATTCGTTACGGAAACGGGAGAATAATAAGTATGCACAATAGTAATATGTGTGCCTTGatgcctttggcattggcacccataataattgtatttattttcactgaggTTTGTGTAAACCAAAGACTGTATATAGTTTAAACTGGGTTTTCATTACTGAGCTTATCTCATTCATCTGATGACACTCCTTAACTGTCACTGTTGAGAATGAGATTAAAATCCCTAAAATTAATTATAGTTTAGAAAGAAATTGTCAGAAAtggttgtttttaatgttcCTCATAAGAATGTAGAGTCATTGCTGTGGTGAAAAAGTTTGTCCAAGTTTGGGGTTGAGTTAATGTCTGAAAACATGGGGGATGGATGGTAACATTCCCGTCCTTTTGTCTTTCAAATCAGTGCAACTGATTCAGGTCTTTGGCTGCATGGATGTGATTATCATGCAGGAGTCTTTAGGTCAGTCTGTAATCTGTCTGAAGCCTCAGTTGAAAGAAACAGAGTCGTTATCTTCTATCACCACCTGGAACCTCCACTTTGTCTTCTACACCTTTGTCTGTCCCCACACAGGTTACATTTCAAACCTTAACCATCTGAGCTGTGAAACATCTTCTGCTTCAGATACTCATCACAGACATAAGTTCTGAAAGGATCTCCCACTCCTCCATTATAAATATACTGAAATCCCTGCGGTGGTTtagagttcagtttttttttggcatcagaTGGACCGTGACATTGTCAAAGTAGAGTCACATTATTTGAGGTTGATATATTAAAGCCAATTTTTCTCTCACATTCATCCCTCTGTCCAGATAAAAATGTTGCTTTTCTCCGCCTAATAACTGAGTTCATCAGAGGCACTCATCAGAGATAAAAGTAATCCTGCCTCCTCCGTTTGAATGCCCCCACTGACCAGGATGTATATAGACTTAGCTGCATATCAGCATGATCCTAAAATAAAGACTTTATCAGCACCTCAGACTGCCGCCTAACATGAAATGTTATGAGCAACACATAAATCACTGATCACACTGATCTGCTCACCTGGGTTTTCTCTCTTCTGAACGGATGTTTGCTGTGAAGGTTTTTGTTGTTTCCTGCCAACtgaaaaaggctggaaaagaagTCATTCTGCTGTTTatattgtttgtgttttcagtgtgGACAAGAGTGGACAAAAAACCACAGGAACTCCATCTTAAGATGCTGCTTCTTATATACACACTGACAAAGAGACAAAGAGTGTTTCTATCAGGCTCAATCTGAAGACTCCAGTCACTATACAGAGCTCCACAAATAGATGATGACCAAACATGTCTGATGCAATCTTAAGAAACCTTTAATCGGTGATATATATATGTGAGTTAAGAGCTAATATTTGACTCTTCTCTGAACTCTGTTCCAGCCAGCCAGGAGTACAGAAGGTTTGCAGGTTATACAGTCTGTGGTTTACACAAACCTCAGTGAAAATGAATACaattattatgggtgccaatgccaaaggcatCAAGGAACACATATGACTATTGTGCATACTTATTATTCTCCCGTTTCCGTCACGAATTTCGGCAAGGAACTAGTCCCGCGCGGTTGGTCCGACCGGGATAAAACACATATCTCCACATGTCCACCACTAGGGACTGGTGTGCTTTGAATTTTCCTTCTCATTACTCAAACTGATTCCAGCAAAATTGGGAAATACTGTGAATTTTGGCCCATTGGAAATgcattagaattcatatataatgGGACAAAGGTAGCCCTATTTGGAGGCCTCACAACTCAGCCGTAGTTAATCAtagagacatcattcaaagtttaaacaggACAGGAAAGGCCCGGCCTTGACTGAAGTAAATGGTTTGTTGATATGTTTTATAGCTTTGACATAATGGCAGTTTAAGTTTCAGGAAAAATCAGGACTTCTCTCACTCTCCTGTCCTGGGGTCTCACAATCTATCTTGACAAGCTCGAAATTAATACCAAAATAACTCAAATAAACTTCTCTCAtatccaaaatgtctgctgcacctaGACAAAATATACTTCAcaatgtaggtatttttgtcctctttcaccaaaTATTCCCCtcattgtgcttggcctcacggttttctctcaaatgaactctgttcatctgttttaACAGGTTTATGCCAGCCACAATACAATATGACAATAACatgacagcctctgtctctcagcGGGTTGTAGCTTCATTGGCATCCATCAAAATTTCTACAGAAATTTTGTAGTTCATTCTATCACTGCCCAGTTTGTGACCATATGTATTTGGCAgaaacttttatccaaagcaacttacaggtagggtaagggggtctttccTAAGGACCCCAACTGGAGGTATTAGCTTTCATGTAGGGGATTTGAGCCCAGGTCACCTACAATAAAGGAGGGAGGGACTGAATGGCTTTTAACATTGTGTGAGTTACACCATCTTCTTTTGTCTTAACTACATGTATAAGCTTATACGCAGAGGGTCGTTACCGTCACATGTTAAACTGAATACCCACCAATCTGCATGTCGTTAGTGTCTTTATCACCTCCGAATTGTCTACCTGCCTGACAGAGTGAGTTTTGGGCACAGAATCCAAGGTGAGAATGATTGTCAAACTGCCTCTGGAGGAGAGACAATGCTGCATTGTAGGTGCTGGGAAGGTGAaacctgagaccacctcctctgttcaacgatgttttttccagttttacatAGATGGGTTCTTTGATTCCTCTCTCAAACTACCTGTCTTCTCTGTCTAGAATGTGGACATTACTGTCCTCAAAATAGTGTCCCTTCTCCTTGAGATGAAGACCactgctgagtcttgacctgaagaggtggctctcctgtgttgtgccatatgcttgtggagctgttgtttggtctctccTATAAAGAGGTCTGCACAGTCTTTGCTGCACTGCATACATGACACCACccagtttgtgtttgggtgtttaatCCTTTGGGTGAACCAGTCTCAgtctgagggtgttcttgggTTTACTGAAATTAGTTATATGAACTCAGGTCAATGAGGCCTACAAGGCATTAATACTTGAAAGAGACTTTAggtaatatttatgtattacgGATGTAAAATAAACTAGGATGTTCTGGGTCAAAGTGGCCAGAACACAGGCAGAGTTCAGTGTAATGAACAGAACAGGAGCTTTGACCTCCTCTGCATCCCTGTGAGCAGGATGAAGGCGCCCTCTTGTGTTAGTTTTCAGATTTCAGCTTTGAAACTGCAGGGAGACATGAGAAAGCTTCACTGAGGCTTTGGCAGATTCaacaacatgaggaaagagaagtTTAAATATGTGTAACATAACACTGTGTCAGTTTGTTCACAGGACTCACAACCTGTAACACTGATGCTGCTTTAAGGGAACATCttccttttattattattttttttgtaaactttaACTTTATCAATAAGTAGCAGATTAAACAGCACAGTTACCTCTCCATCTGCAGCCTCCAAAGTCGACTGAAACTGAGGAGTCAGCTGGAAACTCCACCTTACTGTTACCTGCTCCACCCAAACTCGTACCTATGATGACCCTTAAACAATACGTGGAACAGAACAACGAGAGTTCATGTTTCATTTCATGCACTTGAATGCATCAGTCAGAAGATTTAGGTGAGCTTATCAACAGAAGATCATGATTTATAAATATCAACCTCTGCAGAGCGGAGCtgattatataaatataaatgaaaagcatgaaaatattcagaaacatttacatttcctgTACAGCTGCCTGCTAAACGTATCTAACAATGTTGGTCTGATAGATGCagagaaaacagattttcttcATGTTCAACTTTCAGTGGAAGGTTAATGAATGAATCTTTCCCttcaacagaaaataaatgagaATAATGCAACAAACCTTTGAACAATCCTGACTTTACTGCAGGATTGAGGTGAAACCAGCACTGTCCCTTTCAGTGAAGGAaacttccttgttccctccccaAACTGATCTGAAGGTGGGAGGATGTGTGAAACCATTGTGTGACAGTAGAGGAGCTCTTAAGTGAAGATCAGCTGCAATAAAAGGAGGTGGAATTTGTTTTGTAAGACAGCACAGACGGTGTTTCTGCTCTGAGAGTCACACACTGCTCTGCCAAATGGAGGAAATGGCAAAGAAAATGGTTAAACTGGACCTGGAAAGCTTCTCTTGTTCGATCTGTCTGGATGTGCTGAAGGagccggtgactattccctgtggacacagctactgcatgaaCTGTATTAAAGGCTACTGGAATGGAAAGAATAAGAAGGGAATTCACAGATGCCCTCAATGCAGAAAAACTTTCCCAGCGAGACCTATTCTGGAGAAaagcaccatgttagctgatttagtggagcagctgaagaagactggactccaagctgctcctgctgatcactgctatgctggagctgaagatgtggcctgtgatttctgctctggaagaaagctgaaagccatcaagtcctgtttatTCTGTTTGGCCTCTTACTGTAagaaacaccttcagcctcattatgatgtggctccattcaagaaacacaagctggtggagccctccaagagcctccaggagaacatctgctctgttcatgatgaggtgatgaagatgttctgccgtactgatcagaagtctatctgttatctctgccctgtggatgaacataaaggccacgacacagtgtcagctgcagcagaaaggactgagaggcagagagagctggaggggagtcgacaacagatccagcagagaatccaggacagagagaaagatgtgaagctgcttcagcaggaggtggaggccatcaatcagtctgctgataaaacagaggagcacagccagaagatcttcactgagctgatccgtctcatccagaaaagaagctctgatgtgaagcagcagatcagatcccagcaggaagctgaagtgagtcgagtcaaagagcttcaggagaagctggagcaggagatcactgagctgaagaggaaagatgctgagctgaagcagctctcacacacagaggatcacagccagtttctacTCAACTACCCCTCAGTGTCAGCACTCAGTGAGTCTACACACTCACCCAGCATCAatatccgtcctctgaggcactttgaggatgtgacagcagctgtgtcagagctcagagataaactacaggacatcctgagagaggaatggaaaAACACCTCACTGACAGTCACTgttgtggatgttttactgtcagaaccagaaccagaaccagaaccagaaccaaagagcagagctgacttcttaaaatattcatgtgaaatcacactggatccaaacacagcaaacacatatctgttactgtcagaggggaacagaaaagtgacattaatgACACAACCTCAGTCTTactctgatcatccagacagattcagagatcggtttcaggtcctgagcagagagagtctgactggacgttgttactgggaggtggagatgagagggggaggagctgatgtagcagtcgcatacaagaacatcagcagagcaggggaTGAAGGTGGATttggatttaatgacaaatcttgggcattaGATTGTTATCAAAACAGTTGTGAATTTTGGTTCAGCAACATgaaaacctccatctcaggtcctcagtcctccagagtaggagtgtacctggatcacagagcaggtgttctgtccttctacagcgtctctgaaaccatgactctcctccacagagtccagaccacattcactcagccgctctatGCTGGAGTTTATGTTTATGATACTGGAGACACAGCTGAGTTTTGTGAAGTGAATTAAAGGTATTTTGTTGCTGGGAGTTCATTGCTGTGATGTATCTGCACtgctgttctgttgtttatttgatgttgtttatttgctgctttttcctgtgtctgtgcagccatggaggatatcactgctaATGATAagtttgattcacagaaatatttctctATTCTCTAAATAGAGAAAGATTCTCTAAAAtctaaacttctctgagctATAAATATCAGTTGGATCCTTGTGttgatgtattttttgttgttgtttctcttccacaTCATGGAGCAGAACATAGAAATCAACAGACCTTCCTTTATTACAGATTCTTTTCAATTCATCACTttgcaaatgtaaaaataattctgGACTTacaatt
This window harbors:
- the LOC142400643 gene encoding tripartite motif-containing protein 16-like — translated: MAKKMVKLDLESFSCSICLDVLKEPVTIPCGHSYCMNCIKGYWNGKNKKGIHRCPQCRKTFPARPILEKSTMLADLVEQLKKTGLQAAPADHCYAGAEDVACDFCSGRKLKAIKSCLFCLASYCKKHLQPHYDVAPFKKHKLVEPSKSLQENICSVHDEVMKMFCRTDQKSICYLCPVDEHKGHDTVSAAAERTERQRELEGSRQQIQQRIQDREKDVKLLQQEVEAINQSADKTEEHSQKIFTELIRLIQKRSSDVKQQIRSQQEAEVSRVKELQEKLEQEITELKRKDAELKQLSHTEDHSQFLLNYPSVSALSESTHSPSINIRPLRHFEDVTAAVSELRDKLQDILREEWKNTSLTVTVVDVLLSEPEPEPEPEPKSRADFLKYSCEITLDPNTANTYLLLSEGNRKVTLMTQPQSYSDHPDRFRDRFQVLSRESLTGRCYWEVEMRGGGADVAVAYKNISRAGDEGGFGFNDKSWALDCYQNSCEFWFSNMKTSISGPQSSRVGVYLDHRAGVLSFYSVSETMTLLHRVQTTFTQPLYAGVYVYDTGDTAEFCEVN